One Bacteroidales bacterium genomic window carries:
- the gldM gene encoding gliding motility protein GldM yields MAGYKETPRQKMIAMMYLVLTALLALNVSVQVLDAFVTVNESMEATNENFAEKIEATYYSFEKQNQLNPAKVGPFYSKAQEVRTLSNEIVEYLNEMIVAAIAYSERIDIEQARTLSLREAKTKDKYDATTTFYINEKRAEQIKERIVQYRENVLNVLDPVDRERIKIGLDTEGPFYDKSGNRNSWEMHNFYHTILAANTTILNKMINEVQNAEYDIISLLYSAVDADSYKFDKIDAKVIPSSNFVFLGDTYQAEILVAAYDTKSTPEVLFVDGAESVTEQNLRTARRIAGKDGAVLIELPASSEGLKRYAGTIQVPDPTGQMKSYPFSHEFMVGKPSLTVSATKMNVFYVGVDNPVSISVSGMADSQIQPRISSGEIKRVGNEWIVTVPETSPTAVISILAEGRQMGSSEFRVKRVPDPTATIAGINGGNIDKSRLLAATAIIPTMPADFEFDLDFRITTFNFVATRSGDIFQRPANGNRLSEEMITYIQNARRGDRIWLEDIVARGPDGGSRRLGTISLTIQ; encoded by the coding sequence ATGGCTGGATATAAAGAGACACCGCGGCAAAAGATGATCGCCATGATGTACCTGGTGCTCACAGCCTTGCTGGCACTCAATGTGTCAGTTCAAGTGCTGGACGCTTTTGTGACGGTGAATGAGAGCATGGAAGCTACCAACGAGAATTTTGCAGAAAAGATTGAAGCGACTTATTATTCCTTTGAGAAACAAAACCAGCTTAACCCTGCCAAGGTTGGCCCCTTTTACAGCAAAGCCCAGGAAGTAAGAACTTTGTCGAACGAAATTGTTGAATATCTCAATGAGATGATTGTTGCCGCAATTGCTTATTCTGAAAGAATTGATATTGAACAAGCCAGAACATTATCGCTGCGCGAAGCCAAAACAAAAGATAAGTACGACGCAACCACCACTTTCTATATTAATGAAAAGCGGGCGGAACAGATCAAAGAACGCATCGTGCAGTACCGCGAAAATGTACTGAACGTGCTTGACCCCGTTGACCGCGAAAGAATCAAAATAGGCCTTGACACCGAAGGGCCGTTCTATGATAAAAGCGGCAACAGGAATTCCTGGGAAATGCACAACTTTTATCACACTATTCTTGCTGCCAACACTACCATCCTTAACAAGATGATCAACGAGGTTCAGAATGCCGAATATGATATTATCAGTTTGCTCTATTCTGCTGTTGATGCCGATAGCTATAAATTCGACAAGATTGATGCAAAGGTTATCCCGTCAAGCAACTTTGTATTCCTTGGCGATACTTACCAGGCCGAAATCCTTGTTGCAGCTTACGATACCAAAAGTACTCCAGAAGTATTATTCGTGGATGGCGCTGAAAGCGTTACCGAACAAAATTTACGCACTGCCCGCCGGATCGCAGGTAAAGACGGTGCGGTACTCATAGAACTCCCTGCCAGCAGCGAAGGCCTGAAGCGTTATGCAGGCACAATCCAGGTTCCAGATCCAACCGGACAAATGAAATCCTATCCTTTCAGTCACGAATTTATGGTTGGAAAACCTTCTCTTACAGTGTCAGCAACCAAGATGAACGTATTTTACGTGGGCGTTGATAACCCGGTTTCTATCTCTGTTTCAGGTATGGCGGATTCCCAGATTCAACCCCGGATATCCTCCGGTGAGATTAAAAGGGTTGGCAATGAATGGATCGTAACGGTACCCGAAACTTCCCCCACTGCAGTGATCAGTATATTGGCAGAAGGACGGCAGATGGGATCTTCAGAGTTTCGTGTAAAACGTGTTCCCGACCCTACAGCTACCATTGCCGGTATCAATGGGGGAAATATTGACAAGAGCCGCCTGCTCGCAGCAACTGCTATCATTCCCACCATGCCTGCCGATTTCGAATTTGACCTCGATTTCAGGATTACTACTTTTAATTTTGTGGCAACTAGATCAGGTGATATTTTCCAGCGTCCGGCCAATGGTAACCGCCTTTCAGAAGAAATGATTACCTATATTCAGAATGCCCGCCGTGGCGACAGAATCTGGCTCGAAGATATTGTTGCAAGAGGTCCGGATGGTGGTTCACGCCGTTTAGGAACAATCAGTCTCACAATACAATAA
- the gldN gene encoding gliding motility protein GldN: MKRLILALAIIGISVSFSTQAFAQILDSPPRDAVYDKIHTPERGPIPYAHIREADVMWMKRIWRVIDMRERMNQPFYYPEYPHNGWRNLITVLMDALKEGSITAYDASSPTDEFLVPLTYHEIMRRLERTDTMRYQRPNPPYEWYDTVVITRFNAMDVKRFRVKEDWVFDKQRSMMEARILGICPVRDSYDERGELRGYEPLFWIYFPEARNVLAKAEVFNRFNSAHRLSYDDVFLKRMFASYIYKEDNVYDRQISDYAIGLDALLEAERIRNQMFLWETDLWEY; this comes from the coding sequence ATGAAAAGATTAATCCTGGCTCTGGCAATCATAGGAATCAGTGTTTCCTTTAGCACCCAGGCTTTCGCTCAGATCCTCGACAGTCCGCCCCGCGATGCTGTTTACGATAAAATTCACACACCTGAACGCGGGCCTATTCCGTATGCTCACATCCGTGAAGCCGATGTAATGTGGATGAAACGCATCTGGAGGGTGATAGATATGCGCGAAAGAATGAACCAGCCATTCTATTATCCCGAATATCCGCACAACGGTTGGAGAAACCTGATTACCGTGCTGATGGATGCATTGAAAGAAGGCTCAATTACAGCGTATGATGCTTCAAGTCCGACGGATGAGTTCCTTGTGCCGCTCACCTATCACGAAATTATGCGCAGGCTCGAACGCACTGACACCATGCGTTACCAACGTCCGAACCCGCCTTACGAATGGTATGATACCGTTGTTATTACCAGGTTCAATGCGATGGATGTGAAACGGTTCAGGGTTAAAGAAGACTGGGTGTTTGACAAGCAACGTTCCATGATGGAAGCCAGAATACTGGGTATTTGCCCGGTTCGCGACAGCTATGATGAGCGTGGCGAATTGCGTGGTTATGAGCCTCTTTTCTGGATTTATTTCCCAGAAGCCCGCAACGTGCTGGCCAAGGCCGAAGTTTTCAACAGGTTCAACAGCGCACACCGGCTAAGTTATGATGATGTTTTCCTCAAGCGCATGTTTGCCAGCTATATCTACAAGGAAGACAATGTGTACGACCGCCAGATCAGCGATTATGCCATCGGCCTGGATGCATTGCTCGAAGCCGAAAGAATCAGGAACCAGATGTTCCTTTGGGAAACGGATTTGTGGGAATACTAA
- a CDS encoding UMP kinase produces MKYKRILLKFSGESLAGNNQYGIDAAKLEEYATEIASVHAMGTQIAVVLGGGNIFRGFQGNTTGIDRVQGDYMGMLATVINSLGLKEVLDNIDIPSVVMGGIAIDPLCEKISRERAIQKLEEGRVVIISGGTGNPFFTTDSAAALRAVEIKADVILKGTRVDGIYSADPEKDPNAVKYDTLSFDEAIDKQLRVMDLTAFTLCRENNMPVVVFNANQKGNLKKIIEGENIGTFVSA; encoded by the coding sequence ATGAAATATAAACGAATCTTGTTGAAATTTAGCGGCGAATCGCTGGCAGGAAATAACCAATATGGAATTGACGCTGCAAAACTGGAAGAGTATGCCACCGAAATTGCATCTGTTCATGCTATGGGAACCCAAATAGCCGTAGTGCTTGGCGGCGGAAATATATTCAGGGGTTTCCAGGGCAACACCACGGGCATTGACCGCGTACAAGGCGATTATATGGGCATGTTGGCTACAGTGATCAATAGTCTTGGCCTGAAGGAGGTTCTTGACAATATTGATATTCCATCGGTGGTAATGGGTGGGATTGCCATTGATCCGCTTTGCGAAAAAATCAGCCGCGAGCGAGCCATACAGAAACTTGAAGAAGGCAGAGTTGTAATCATCAGTGGGGGAACCGGCAATCCTTTTTTCACAACTGATTCGGCTGCGGCACTTCGCGCTGTTGAGATCAAGGCCGATGTGATCCTGAAAGGGACCAGGGTAGATGGCATTTATTCTGCCGATCCCGAAAAAGACCCCAATGCTGTGAAATATGACACCCTCAGCTTTGATGAAGCCATTGATAAACAATTAAGGGTCATGGATCTCACAGCATTTACGCTATGCCGCGAAAACAATATGCCTGTGGTGGTTTTCAATGCGAACCAAAAGGGCAACCTGAAGAAAATTATTGAGGGCGAAAACATAGGAACTTTCGTTTCTGCCTGA
- the secA gene encoding preprotein translocase subunit SecA, producing MVSFFRQLFKTKSQRDVKAVLPQLAKIKEAYEVIKNLSNDELRLKTAEFRKTIHEFLSIEENRIAELKLRLDTEYDMDVNEKENLYKELDELEKTSYEKTQEILNKILPEAFAVIKETARRFKENELIEVTANDFDRNLATTRAHVEVKNDKAYYQNSWSAGGNKITWDMVHYDVQLIGGMVLHQGKIAEMATGEGKTLVATLPVYLNALPGKGVHIVTVNDYLARRDSEWMGVLFEFHGLRVDCIDKHEPNSPARRNAYQAEITYGTNNEFGFDYLRDNMARNVDDLVQRKHNYSIVDEVDSVLIDDARTPLIISGPTAMGEKQEFEAFKSEVQKLYNAQRQLVTKMLADAKSILENPVPTPENEKHGGELLLRSHHGLPKNKALIKFLSEPGMKALMQKTENFYMQEQSKHMHIIDDELYFVIEEKNNSVQLTEKGIDLITTVYEDPNFYIIPDMGAAVAEIEKMTISDKEKIEKKNELLQDFSIKSERLHTINQLLKAYTLFEKDVEYVVMDNKVKIVDEQTGRILEGRRYSDGLHQAIEAKENVKVEAATQTYATVTLQNYFRMYKKLAGMTGTAETEAGELWNIYKLDVVVIPTNKPITRDDREDLVYKTKREKFNAVIDEIEALVNKGRPVLVGTTSVETSELLSRMLQRKTIRHNVLNAKLHQKEADIVLEAGKAGTVTIATNMAGRGTDIKLGPGVKDAGGLAIIGTERHESRRVDRQLRGRAGRQGDPGSSQFFVSLDDDLMRMFGSDRIARIMDRMGVEEGEMIQHSMITKSIERAQKKVEENNFGVRKRLLEYDDVMNTQREVIYGKRRNALFGERLAIDISNMTFDLCEQIVGDYQDNRDYTGFSMEILKTLALENPISEKEFLAANQAVITQKLFEAASKNYKDKSHFIAEKTFPIIKDVFERETRYENIAIPITDGIKTMQVVTNLKKAYDDHGREVMVSVEKGITLAMIDDSWKDHLREMDELKQSVQSATYEQKDPLLIYKFESFELFKTLMQKVNREIVSFLIKGKLPLQNADNVREAKAPKGIDNSRLKTERTDMLSQAHRTSEPQVTQPVRVEKKVGRNDPCPCGSGKKFKQCHGKMA from the coding sequence ATGGTTTCATTTTTCAGACAACTATTCAAAACAAAATCACAGCGTGACGTAAAAGCAGTTCTGCCACAACTTGCAAAAATCAAAGAAGCTTATGAAGTCATCAAAAACCTAAGCAATGATGAGCTCAGGTTAAAGACAGCAGAATTCAGAAAAACAATCCATGAATTCCTTTCAATTGAGGAAAACCGTATTGCAGAACTCAAGCTCAGGCTCGATACTGAATACGATATGGATGTGAATGAGAAGGAAAATCTTTATAAGGAACTTGATGAACTGGAGAAAACAAGCTACGAGAAAACCCAGGAAATTCTCAACAAGATTCTGCCGGAAGCCTTCGCGGTGATCAAAGAAACCGCTCGCAGGTTCAAGGAAAATGAATTGATTGAAGTAACAGCCAATGATTTTGACCGCAACCTTGCCACAACCCGCGCCCATGTTGAAGTGAAGAACGATAAGGCTTATTATCAGAATAGCTGGTCAGCTGGTGGAAATAAGATTACCTGGGACATGGTGCATTACGATGTTCAGCTTATCGGTGGTATGGTGCTGCACCAGGGGAAAATTGCCGAAATGGCAACCGGTGAAGGTAAAACCCTTGTGGCTACCCTTCCGGTTTACCTGAATGCGCTGCCCGGCAAAGGGGTTCACATAGTAACCGTAAACGATTACCTGGCACGCCGCGACTCGGAATGGATGGGCGTGTTGTTTGAGTTTCACGGACTCAGGGTTGATTGCATTGACAAGCACGAGCCCAACTCTCCCGCCCGCCGCAATGCATATCAGGCCGAAATTACTTACGGAACCAATAATGAATTTGGTTTCGATTACCTGCGCGATAATATGGCCAGGAACGTGGACGACCTGGTGCAGCGCAAACATAATTATTCAATTGTTGATGAGGTTGACTCGGTCTTAATTGATGATGCACGTACGCCATTGATTATTTCCGGCCCAACAGCCATGGGCGAAAAACAGGAATTTGAAGCCTTCAAATCAGAGGTTCAGAAACTTTACAATGCCCAAAGGCAGTTGGTTACAAAAATGCTGGCCGATGCAAAGTCAATCCTTGAGAACCCGGTACCAACTCCTGAAAATGAGAAGCATGGCGGGGAACTGCTGCTGCGAAGCCACCACGGCTTACCAAAGAACAAAGCGCTGATAAAGTTTTTAAGTGAACCGGGCATGAAAGCTCTGATGCAGAAAACCGAAAATTTCTACATGCAGGAGCAGTCAAAACACATGCACATCATTGATGATGAGCTGTATTTTGTGATCGAAGAAAAAAACAACTCGGTGCAGTTAACTGAAAAAGGCATTGATCTGATCACAACGGTGTATGAAGATCCTAACTTCTACATCATTCCCGATATGGGCGCCGCCGTTGCCGAAATTGAGAAAATGACAATCAGCGATAAAGAAAAGATTGAAAAGAAGAATGAATTATTGCAGGACTTTTCAATAAAATCAGAACGCTTGCACACCATCAATCAACTGTTGAAGGCTTATACGCTGTTTGAAAAAGATGTAGAATATGTTGTGATGGATAACAAGGTGAAGATCGTTGATGAGCAAACCGGCCGTATTCTCGAAGGCAGGCGTTATTCTGATGGATTGCACCAGGCAATTGAAGCCAAGGAAAATGTTAAGGTTGAGGCTGCAACGCAAACCTACGCTACCGTTACCCTGCAGAATTATTTCAGGATGTATAAAAAGCTGGCTGGTATGACAGGTACTGCTGAAACTGAAGCCGGTGAGCTCTGGAACATCTATAAGCTGGATGTGGTGGTGATCCCAACCAACAAACCCATTACCCGCGACGACCGCGAAGACCTTGTTTACAAAACAAAACGCGAGAAGTTCAATGCCGTAATTGATGAAATTGAAGCGCTGGTGAATAAAGGCAGACCGGTGCTGGTAGGTACAACATCGGTTGAGACCTCTGAGTTGCTGAGTCGCATGCTTCAGCGCAAAACCATCAGGCACAATGTGCTGAACGCAAAACTTCACCAAAAGGAAGCGGACATTGTTCTTGAAGCCGGTAAAGCTGGAACCGTTACCATTGCTACCAATATGGCAGGCCGTGGAACTGACATCAAGCTGGGACCTGGTGTTAAAGATGCCGGTGGGTTGGCCATCATTGGAACCGAAAGACATGAGTCGCGTCGTGTTGACCGGCAGTTGCGCGGACGTGCCGGACGTCAGGGCGACCCCGGAAGTTCACAGTTCTTCGTTTCGCTTGACGATGATCTGATGCGCATGTTTGGTTCGGACAGGATTGCACGAATAATGGACCGTATGGGTGTGGAAGAAGGTGAAATGATCCAGCACTCCATGATTACCAAGTCCATTGAAAGGGCGCAGAAAAAGGTGGAGGAAAACAATTTTGGTGTTCGCAAGAGGCTGCTGGAATACGACGATGTAATGAACACCCAGCGCGAGGTGATTTACGGAAAACGACGCAACGCTTTGTTTGGCGAACGCCTTGCCATTGATATCTCCAACATGACCTTCGACCTCTGCGAACAGATTGTTGGTGATTACCAGGACAACCGCGACTATACAGGTTTCAGCATGGAAATCCTGAAAACCCTGGCGCTTGAAAACCCAATCAGCGAAAAGGAATTTCTGGCAGCAAATCAGGCTGTTATCACACAGAAGTTATTTGAAGCCGCATCAAAGAACTACAAGGACAAATCGCATTTTATCGCCGAGAAAACCTTCCCGATCATCAAGGATGTGTTTGAACGGGAAACCCGGTACGAGAATATTGCGATACCCATTACCGATGGTATCAAAACCATGCAGGTTGTTACGAACCTTAAAAAAGCCTATGATGATCATGGCCGCGAAGTAATGGTATCCGTTGAAAAAGGGATCACACTGGCCATGATTGACGATTCGTGGAAAGACCACCTGCGCGAAATGGACGAGCTGAAACAAAGCGTACAATCAGCCACCTACGAACAAAAAGACCCCTTGCTAATCTATAAGTTTGAATCTTTTGAGCTATTTAAAACGCTCATGCAGAAAGTAAACCGCGAAATTGTTTCATTTTTGATCAAAGGCAAATTGCCACTTCAAAATGCCGATAATGTACGCGAAGCCAAAGCCCCGAAAGGAATTGACAACAGCAGGCTCAAAACCGAACGTACCGATATGCTTTCGCAGGCACACCGCACAAGTGAGCCACAGGTCACACAGCCGGTGAGGGTCGAAAAGAAGGTTGGCCGCAATGACCCCTGCCCCTGCGGCAGCGGAAAGAAGTTTAAACAATGCCATGGGAAAATGGCTTGA
- a CDS encoding DUF2795 domain-containing protein codes for MYWTLELASKLEDAPWPATKEELIDFAIRSGAPPEVIENLNEIEDEGEIYESIEDIWPDYPTKEDFFFHEDEY; via the coding sequence ATGTACTGGACCCTTGAATTGGCTTCAAAACTCGAAGATGCTCCCTGGCCTGCAACCAAGGAAGAACTGATTGATTTTGCAATCAGATCGGGTGCTCCGCCAGAAGTTATCGAAAACCTCAACGAAATTGAAGATGAGGGCGAAATTTACGAAAGCATCGAAGACATCTGGCCAGATTACCCAACAAAGGAAGATTTCTTTTTCCACGAAGACGAGTACTAA
- a CDS encoding cob(I)yrinic acid a,c-diamide adenosyltransferase — protein sequence MSQEWKIYTKTGDKGETSLLGGTRVPKFHDRIEAYGTLDELNSFIGLICDEGADAHTLNILREVQDRIFTAESILAADPDNPPKVKLPQLSDSDVVLLEKEIDLMNETLPALKSFILPGGHRLSSLAHIARCVCRRAERITIKLDMQHPVEPVVIRYLNRLSDYLFVLARKFIYDHNGEEIQWKARIEG from the coding sequence ATGAGCCAGGAATGGAAAATCTATACTAAAACCGGCGACAAAGGTGAAACCTCATTGCTTGGCGGAACTCGTGTACCCAAATTCCACGATCGGATTGAAGCCTACGGAACACTCGACGAACTTAACTCATTCATCGGTTTGATCTGTGACGAAGGCGCCGATGCACATACACTCAACATCCTTCGTGAAGTGCAGGACCGCATTTTCACTGCCGAATCTATTCTGGCTGCCGACCCTGACAATCCACCGAAAGTAAAATTGCCTCAATTAAGCGATAGCGATGTGGTGCTTCTTGAGAAGGAAATTGACCTCATGAATGAAACACTTCCGGCGTTGAAATCGTTTATTCTTCCGGGCGGGCATCGCCTTTCATCATTGGCGCATATAGCACGTTGCGTATGCCGGCGTGCCGAGCGAATCACAATTAAACTCGACATGCAACATCCTGTTGAGCCTGTCGTTATCAGGTATCTTAACCGGCTATCTGATTACCTTTTTGTGCTCGCACGCAAGTTTATTTACGATCACAACGGCGAAGAAATTCAATGGAAGGCAAGGATTGAAGGCTAA
- a CDS encoding ABC transporter ATP-binding protein: MNQEVIQLNDIVRNYHVGAETVRALRGINLSIKRNEFVALMGPSGSGKSTLMNILGCLDTPTSGQYFLNGKDVSKLDDNHLAEIRNKEIGFVFQTFNLLPRSTALENVILPQIYAGISKAQRTERATQVMTSVGLADRTHHKPNELSGGQRQRVAIARALVNNPSIILADEPTGNLDSKTTVEIMNLIRDIHRAGNTIIVVTHEEDIARHAHRIIRLIDGEVASDEVNREARRISEEEKIAGI; the protein is encoded by the coding sequence ATGAACCAGGAAGTCATCCAACTCAATGATATTGTAAGAAACTATCACGTAGGAGCCGAAACAGTAAGGGCTTTGCGGGGAATCAACCTGAGTATTAAAAGAAACGAATTTGTTGCGCTGATGGGGCCTTCGGGTTCAGGCAAGTCAACACTGATGAATATTTTAGGTTGCCTCGACACACCCACTTCAGGGCAGTACTTTCTCAATGGAAAAGATGTTAGCAAACTGGATGACAATCACCTGGCCGAGATCAGAAACAAGGAAATTGGTTTTGTTTTCCAAACCTTTAACCTGCTTCCCCGAAGTACTGCGCTTGAAAACGTGATCCTCCCGCAAATCTACGCGGGAATCAGCAAAGCGCAACGCACCGAAAGGGCAACACAGGTGATGACTTCCGTTGGCCTGGCCGACCGCACCCACCACAAACCAAATGAGCTATCCGGAGGACAGCGCCAGCGTGTGGCCATTGCCCGTGCGTTGGTAAACAATCCATCTATTATTCTTGCTGATGAGCCAACAGGAAATCTCGATTCCAAAACCACGGTGGAAATCATGAACCTGATACGGGACATTCATCGTGCAGGAAATACAATTATTGTGGTCACACACGAAGAAGATATAGCCCGCCACGCCCACCGCATTATCCGCTTGATTGATGGTGAAGTAGCCTCTGATGAAGTGAATCGTGAAGCACGAAGGATAAGCGAAGAAGAAAAGATCGCTGGGATATAA
- a CDS encoding class I SAM-dependent methyltransferase, with amino-acid sequence MRKLVHLINYLDYLRKSKSAHGIHSPFVYQFITEVLHDKTYFAGYELVKNARNRFRRSKQLIEITDFGAFAGKHRFKTRFRRVGQIAGGSGVPARMGELLFRIVRHYKPENIIELGTSLGISTMYLSLANPDARITTIEGCATTAEIAQKNFKDHQLENIELRCGEFRHMLDHVVKEMPRLDFAFIDGNHRKEPTLHYFNACLEKSHNGTILVFDDIYWSKGMKQAWTKIKAHPQVSVSIDLFRFGIVFFREELSKENFVIR; translated from the coding sequence ATGAGAAAGCTTGTCCATTTAATCAATTACCTTGATTATTTGCGGAAATCAAAGTCCGCTCATGGCATTCATTCGCCTTTTGTGTACCAGTTTATTACAGAAGTACTGCATGATAAAACTTATTTCGCCGGATATGAATTGGTAAAAAACGCCAGAAACCGTTTTCGCCGTTCAAAGCAATTGATTGAGATAACTGATTTCGGAGCTTTTGCAGGAAAGCACCGTTTTAAGACCCGCTTCCGAAGGGTAGGTCAAATTGCCGGAGGTTCCGGTGTGCCGGCCCGTATGGGTGAATTACTTTTTAGAATTGTCAGGCATTACAAACCAGAAAATATAATTGAGTTGGGAACCTCGCTGGGGATCAGCACCATGTACTTATCGCTTGCAAACCCCGATGCAAGGATCACAACCATCGAAGGATGTGCCACCACCGCCGAAATTGCCCAAAAGAATTTCAAGGATCACCAACTTGAAAATATTGAACTGCGATGCGGGGAGTTTCGCCATATGCTCGATCATGTTGTTAAGGAAATGCCCCGGCTCGATTTTGCCTTTATTGATGGAAATCATCGCAAAGAACCAACCTTGCATTATTTCAATGCTTGCCTTGAGAAATCGCATAACGGTACTATCCTGGTTTTTGATGACATTTACTGGTCGAAAGGAATGAAGCAAGCCTGGACGAAAATTAAAGCCCATCCGCAGGTCAGTGTGAGCATTGATCTTTTCAGGTTCGGTATTGTTTTTTTCAGGGAAGAGTTGAGTAAGGAGAACTTTGTGATAAGATAA
- the tmk gene encoding dTMP kinase, whose translation MRNNLFIAFEGIDGSGKSLQVKLLAESLIKAGHKVYSTFEPTDSPIGSIIRNIFQHKIEADHRVIAGLFVADRLNHLLNKTDGILKMLEEGYTVITDRYYFSSYAYQGIHMPLNWVIEANSLSADLLRPDLNIYIDISPEISMQRLNSGRNSIELYETMDNLRNVRNKYSEVFELLRNKERIFVTDGNRAPEAIASDIWNAISQIATP comes from the coding sequence ATGAGAAATAATTTATTTATCGCCTTTGAGGGCATTGACGGAAGTGGGAAAAGCTTGCAGGTGAAACTACTGGCTGAGAGTTTGATAAAAGCCGGTCATAAAGTCTATTCCACTTTTGAACCTACAGATAGTCCAATCGGTTCCATCATCCGAAACATCTTCCAGCATAAAATAGAGGCCGACCACCGTGTAATTGCAGGCCTTTTTGTCGCCGACAGGCTAAACCATTTGCTAAACAAAACTGACGGAATTTTGAAAATGCTGGAAGAAGGTTACACCGTTATTACCGACCGGTATTATTTTTCTTCCTATGCTTACCAGGGAATACACATGCCGCTTAACTGGGTAATTGAAGCCAATTCATTAAGCGCTGACCTGCTTCGTCCTGATTTAAACATCTATATTGACATTTCACCCGAAATCAGCATGCAGCGATTAAATAGCGGTAGAAACTCAATCGAACTTTACGAAACAATGGATAATCTCAGAAATGTAAGAAACAAATATTCAGAAGTGTTTGAGCTACTCAGGAATAAAGAACGGATTTTTGTAACAGATGGCAACCGGGCGCCAGAAGCAATAGCATCGGATATTTGGAATGCAATTTCTCAGATTGCTACTCCATAA
- a CDS encoding PD40 domain-containing protein, translating into MNNITIMVLLILLLASSSCEKPFKGYKFERGSLPETPVNLSDFNTAYDDYNSTAPSLGFLLPFCFSTNRNSQGNEFDIIYQPMNVNFDKTTGILKVTNEYDNWGIYMNDYEIIKTGLTKITTTGNEFGPNLIPAYSSNKYNFTLLYSTDITGNSQINFTSNKTDENFSEPEEVSFLNSEFEDMYPAFNSGRTKLNFCSNRNGARFDFYFVNVNPETDIELLLSENLSYEIFRDTVLSSSSDDKCPFFFEDKMVFASNREGGYGGYDLYYSILGNGIWCEPINFGETINTEFDEFRPVLIDEGVSQTQTMMVFSSNRPGGLGGFDLYFVGIAKE; encoded by the coding sequence ATGAATAATATTACAATAATGGTATTACTAATTTTGTTACTTGCTTCAAGCTCCTGCGAAAAACCTTTCAAAGGCTATAAATTTGAACGAGGTAGCCTGCCGGAAACACCTGTAAATCTGTCTGATTTTAATACAGCGTATGATGATTATAACTCCACAGCTCCCAGTTTAGGTTTCTTACTTCCATTTTGCTTTTCAACAAATAGAAATAGCCAGGGAAATGAGTTTGACATTATTTACCAACCCATGAATGTAAATTTTGATAAAACAACAGGAATTTTAAAAGTTACAAATGAATACGATAATTGGGGAATATATATGAATGATTATGAAATCATTAAAACGGGTCTTACGAAAATTACCACCACCGGAAATGAGTTTGGGCCAAACCTTATACCTGCTTACAGTTCAAATAAGTATAATTTCACTTTATTGTATTCTACAGACATAACAGGAAATTCACAAATCAACTTTACTTCAAATAAAACTGATGAAAATTTCTCAGAACCCGAAGAAGTTTCGTTTCTAAACTCTGAATTTGAAGATATGTATCCCGCTTTCAATTCCGGACGGACTAAGCTAAATTTTTGCTCAAACAGAAATGGAGCACGTTTTGACTTCTATTTTGTGAATGTGAACCCTGAAACAGACATTGAACTATTGCTATCGGAAAATTTAAGCTACGAAATTTTCAGGGATACAGTTTTATCAAGCAGTTCAGATGATAAATGTCCGTTTTTCTTTGAGGATAAAATGGTTTTTGCATCAAACCGGGAAGGTGGTTATGGGGGTTATGATTTGTATTATAGCATCCTGGGAAATGGAATATGGTGCGAACCTATAAATTTCGGAGAAACGATCAATACAGAATTTGATGAGTTTAGGCCTGTCCTGATTGATGAAGGTGTTTCTCAGACCCAAACAATGATGGTGTTCTCGTCAAACAGGCCGGGCGGATTAGGAGGGTTTGACTTGTATTTTGTCGGAATTGCAAAGGAATAA